In Aegilops tauschii subsp. strangulata cultivar AL8/78 chromosome 3, Aet v6.0, whole genome shotgun sequence, one genomic interval encodes:
- the LOC109770386 gene encoding factor of DNA methylation 1 isoform X1, translated as MAEAGDASGGWLARLSGLGSYVCSKMNYHEYCSHEYTGIHTALHGLLEEKEKVEQEHKARLQLIAAKEELVKRNEELEAEIQSLKRKLQASEASDTPAQGSGREHNQSGRQVQITSVQKRKRQSEGHAGEDAEEHEAAEILCVMNSHEQGLSAELRDVREETSNINAELIKGFLDMGGVGRQNITVKYMGQLSERPFLLACLRKFLRKEAEAEASRLCKFWQEQLMNPEWYPFKCDTTGGISEETINDDDVKLQELRATWGEESYKALVKALVNSFLELKECGKLSDRTIVAQLWNFKEDRKATLSESVEYVCSKVKSLSNKNVRTSTCGKRGRGGGRA; from the exons ATGGCAGAGGCCGGAGATGCAAGTGGTGGCTGGCTTGCGCGCCTCTCCGGACTCGGTTCATATGTTTGCTCCAAGATGAACTACCACGAATACTGCAGCCATGAATACACCGGCATCCACACCGCGCTTCACGGACTCCTCGAAGAAAAGGAGAAGGTGGAGCAAGAACATAAGG CAAGGCTTCAACTTATCGCTGCGAAGGAGGAGCTCGTTAAAAGGAATGAAGAGCTGGAAGCAGAGATTCAATCTCTAAAGAGAAAGCTCCAAGCAAGTGAGGCAAGCGATACGCCGGCACAGGGAAGTGGTCGTGAGCATAACCAGTCTGGAAGG CAGGTGCAAATAACATCAGTGCAGAAAAGAAAACGGCAATCTGAGGGACATGCTGGTGAAGATGCTGAGGAGCATGAGGCTGCGGAAATTCTGTGTGTTATGAACAGTCATGAACAAGGTTTGAGTGCTGAGCTTCGCGATGTTAGAGAAGAAACTTCAAATATCAACGCTGAGCTCATCAAG GGATTTCTTGATATGGGTGGTGTTGGTAGACAGAATATCACCGTAAAGTACATGGGGCAGTTGAGTGAGAGGCCATTCCTACTGGCATGCCTTCGGAAGTTTCTCCGCAAAGAAGCCGAGGCGGAAGCTTCTCGGCTGTGCAAATTTTGGCAGGAGCAGCTCATGAACCCAGAGTGGTATCCCTTCAAGTGTGACACAACTGGAGGCATTTCTGAG GAGACTATTAATGACGATGACGTTAAGCTACAAGAGCTGCGGGCTACGTGGGGGGAAGAGTCTTACAAGGCTTTGGTGAAGGCTTTGGTGAATAGTTTCTTGGAGTTAAAGGAATGTGGCAAGCTGAGTGACAGAACCATTGTAGCCCAGCTTTGGAATTTCAAAGAGGACAGGAAGGCTACTCTCAGTGAGAGTGTTGAGTACGTGTGCAGCAAAGTGAAGAGCCTCAGCAACAAGAATGTCAGGACCTCGACTTGCGG
- the LOC109770386 gene encoding factor of DNA methylation 1 isoform X2, whose protein sequence is MAEAGDASGGWLARLSGLGSYVCSKMNYHEYCSHEYTGIHTALHGLLEEKEKVEQEHKARLQLIAAKEELVKRNEELEAEIQSLKRKLQASEASDTPAQGSGREHNQSGRVQITSVQKRKRQSEGHAGEDAEEHEAAEILCVMNSHEQGLSAELRDVREETSNINAELIKGFLDMGGVGRQNITVKYMGQLSERPFLLACLRKFLRKEAEAEASRLCKFWQEQLMNPEWYPFKCDTTGGISEETINDDDVKLQELRATWGEESYKALVKALVNSFLELKECGKLSDRTIVAQLWNFKEDRKATLSESVEYVCSKVKSLSNKNVRTSTCGKRGRGGGRA, encoded by the exons ATGGCAGAGGCCGGAGATGCAAGTGGTGGCTGGCTTGCGCGCCTCTCCGGACTCGGTTCATATGTTTGCTCCAAGATGAACTACCACGAATACTGCAGCCATGAATACACCGGCATCCACACCGCGCTTCACGGACTCCTCGAAGAAAAGGAGAAGGTGGAGCAAGAACATAAGG CAAGGCTTCAACTTATCGCTGCGAAGGAGGAGCTCGTTAAAAGGAATGAAGAGCTGGAAGCAGAGATTCAATCTCTAAAGAGAAAGCTCCAAGCAAGTGAGGCAAGCGATACGCCGGCACAGGGAAGTGGTCGTGAGCATAACCAGTCTGGAAGG GTGCAAATAACATCAGTGCAGAAAAGAAAACGGCAATCTGAGGGACATGCTGGTGAAGATGCTGAGGAGCATGAGGCTGCGGAAATTCTGTGTGTTATGAACAGTCATGAACAAGGTTTGAGTGCTGAGCTTCGCGATGTTAGAGAAGAAACTTCAAATATCAACGCTGAGCTCATCAAG GGATTTCTTGATATGGGTGGTGTTGGTAGACAGAATATCACCGTAAAGTACATGGGGCAGTTGAGTGAGAGGCCATTCCTACTGGCATGCCTTCGGAAGTTTCTCCGCAAAGAAGCCGAGGCGGAAGCTTCTCGGCTGTGCAAATTTTGGCAGGAGCAGCTCATGAACCCAGAGTGGTATCCCTTCAAGTGTGACACAACTGGAGGCATTTCTGAG GAGACTATTAATGACGATGACGTTAAGCTACAAGAGCTGCGGGCTACGTGGGGGGAAGAGTCTTACAAGGCTTTGGTGAAGGCTTTGGTGAATAGTTTCTTGGAGTTAAAGGAATGTGGCAAGCTGAGTGACAGAACCATTGTAGCCCAGCTTTGGAATTTCAAAGAGGACAGGAAGGCTACTCTCAGTGAGAGTGTTGAGTACGTGTGCAGCAAAGTGAAGAGCCTCAGCAACAAGAATGTCAGGACCTCGACTTGCGG